A genome region from Cervus canadensis isolate Bull #8, Minnesota chromosome 10, ASM1932006v1, whole genome shotgun sequence includes the following:
- the FAM209A gene encoding protein FAM209A, whose translation MQSLKWCLFLPLCFSCGYAFMFSSLRDKSKETQGKVPCGGHFRIRQNLPEHTQSWLGSKWLWLIFIVVLYVILKFRGDSEKNKVQTPSTLRGCTFRPPGRKNASPNKDYAFNTLTQLEMDLVKFVSRVRNLKVTMATSGHFRLQNLGSAEPHHNVTIYEIWGEEDSAD comes from the exons ATGCAGTCTCTGAAATGGTGCTTGTTCTTGCCTCTGTGTTTCTCCTGTGGCTATGcctttatgttttcttctctgagagATAAATCCAAAGAAACCCAGGGGAAGGTGCCCTGTGGAGGGCACTTTCGAATTCGGCAGAATCTACCGGAGCATACCCAAAGCTGGCTTGGGAGCAAGTGGCTCTGGCTCATTTTTATTGTCGTGCTGTACGTGATACTGAAGTTTCGAGGAGATAGTGAGAAGAATAAG GTGCAGACTCCCTCCACCCTTCGGGGCTGTACATTTCGCCCTCCAGGAAGGAAAAACGCTTCTCCAAACAAAGACTATGCATTCAATACCTTAACCCAGCTCGAGATGGACCTTGTGAAATTTGTGTCCAGGGTGCGGAATCTGAAAGTCACCATGGCAACCAGCGGTCACTTCAGGCTTCAGAACTTAGGGAGTGCAGAGCCACACCATAACGTTACAATATATGAGATTTGGGGCGAAGAAGACTCTGCCGATTGA